A single genomic interval of Stieleria maiorica harbors:
- a CDS encoding SdrD B-like domain-containing protein — MERRELLAADPIHVGVVYLETDYLESDNDVGSDSQGDRFILSFTGGAPDTELQQLRIRTDKDGDGISVGDPIFDTQLGGRGKSNAHDFQIIRIVTADGRIATAQASVADGGQELVLNLQNFRAGDRLEFTIDVDEVLRNSLDLEVFNDRLDVITSGQEFQDSILEAVFEAPHYESVTADAIFLNDYGSPGVDYGLNLPPDEGSGPDSRPNRSAAAVASTVQTPKPVSISGGVWLDNNLDAIWQSGESGLSDVELSLFAADQNGQYVDTGHRVRTDSNGRYEFGRSLNLMPGQYRVVQQQPDGLYSVAAIPGTVAGQTTGVASSLDVLSSIQIPLGDTDAIEMNFAEAAPASLSGSVYADDNDNGVRDPGESGIAGVTVRIVPVDAIADQGILTAITDATGAYSFDGLAPGEYEIIEVTQPADFVDGSDAAGTIDGQIVGTAVNPGDRIHGIRLDGGDVGINYNFGELALGELSGNVFLVAPGEDCDGVFTPGSDQPLGGVIVELQTPDGNVISRVTTTPMGRYRFDAIPPGTYRIVQYTPSGLLDGESHVGTIDGIQSGSAIDGTMIQNITLTPGGIGVQYDFCEIAPVSLSGYVYHDQSNDGRRDTGEDGIEGALVTLVGEDGAVVATTRTDANGRYEFNDLPPGVYEVRQSQPAGYLDGIDSIGQVDGQPVGVASNDRFQRIDLPQGLSGTEYNFGELLPASLAGMVHVDLDGDCIRDDDEVGLAGVTIRLMDENGTEVASVLTNADGVYRFSNLAPGRYTVVQDQPSGFFDGGTKAGSHGGIAGENRVSEIELDSGSVATKYDFCEEPPASLEGSVHIDTDGDCIRDDDERGIQGVTIELRDAHGNRVATTITDANGDYRFDGLRGGQYTIFEHQPDGFLQGGQVLGSAGGIVLGVDLMSVSLQPGQEAVDYLFCEFEPGSISGSVWSDRDQDQVQDADEDPIRGVTIKLVDENGVVIETTRTDVNGRYVFDQLPPGVYSVCQEQPVDYFHGGQLIGDRGGEVAEDDVIVGIDIGSGVDAAGYHFPEIPPASIAGFVFIDGGVIESETPIPPEALRQYRDGMFTSDDTPIAGVRIEIRDAAGNRLSDDAFLSGAAAENSVVFTDGDGAYVFAGLRPGTYTLFQSQPDGLTDSIDTPGTTGGLAVNAADRYSEEESRLIAAIDGTQAFDALLSIRVGAADDSERNNFSEVQIEIVLPPEQPPVDPPVEPPVEPPPSDILPLPDRETPPVIQPPPETFESKAIAFTAGESADRTVPRFIGEVDAVTWHLSIINGGFPRGTIASSGKFKAVAMQQMSENWTEGDNAEGTWKLMTLDGEVRQESQQMTLGAEDAVALVGDFDGDGDDEAAVYVAGQWFVDLNGNGVWDQGDLWILLGTEMDQPVVGDWDGDGKDDIGIFGRKWERDLQRVKLDAGLPDPSNRSRRYLENRKTLGLVSTNLRGQDRARLLRRGNQGELRADAVDHVFQFGEDVDTPVSGDWNGDGIDQIGVFRGGTWVLDSEGDGRRKTTETTFDFGQPGDQPIVGDFDGDGIDEVGVIRGNTWIIDSDGDQKMTANDLRIELPPGDADAQPVVGDWDGDGKDEPGYYRRAG, encoded by the coding sequence TTGGAACGACGAGAATTGTTGGCCGCCGATCCGATCCATGTCGGTGTGGTTTATCTGGAAACGGACTACTTGGAGTCCGACAACGATGTGGGTAGCGATTCCCAGGGCGATCGATTCATCCTGTCGTTCACCGGCGGCGCTCCCGACACCGAGCTCCAGCAATTGCGGATCCGCACCGACAAAGATGGCGACGGCATTTCGGTCGGCGATCCGATCTTTGACACCCAGCTCGGCGGGCGCGGGAAGAGCAACGCGCATGATTTCCAGATCATTCGAATCGTCACCGCCGACGGACGGATCGCGACGGCCCAGGCCAGCGTGGCCGACGGCGGACAAGAGTTGGTCCTAAACCTGCAAAACTTTCGCGCCGGCGACCGACTGGAATTCACCATCGACGTCGACGAAGTCCTGCGCAACTCGCTGGACTTGGAGGTTTTCAACGATCGCTTGGACGTCATCACCTCCGGTCAGGAGTTCCAGGATTCGATTTTGGAAGCGGTGTTCGAAGCACCGCACTACGAATCCGTGACTGCGGACGCGATCTTTCTGAATGATTACGGCAGCCCCGGCGTCGATTACGGATTGAACCTGCCGCCGGACGAAGGCTCCGGTCCCGACAGCCGACCCAACCGCAGCGCCGCTGCAGTCGCATCGACCGTCCAGACGCCGAAACCGGTTTCGATCAGCGGCGGGGTCTGGTTGGACAACAATCTAGATGCCATCTGGCAAAGCGGCGAATCGGGATTGTCCGATGTCGAGCTGTCTTTGTTCGCCGCAGACCAGAACGGCCAGTATGTCGACACCGGACATCGTGTGCGCACCGACAGCAACGGGCGTTACGAATTCGGCCGCTCGCTGAATCTGATGCCCGGACAATACCGCGTCGTGCAACAGCAGCCCGATGGTTTGTACAGCGTTGCGGCGATTCCCGGAACCGTCGCCGGGCAAACCACCGGTGTGGCATCCAGCCTGGATGTCTTGTCGTCGATTCAAATCCCGCTGGGAGATACCGACGCGATCGAAATGAACTTTGCCGAAGCGGCGCCGGCATCGCTCAGCGGATCGGTCTATGCCGACGATAATGACAACGGCGTTCGGGACCCCGGAGAATCTGGGATCGCCGGCGTGACCGTACGCATCGTTCCGGTCGATGCGATCGCCGACCAGGGCATCCTCACGGCAATCACCGACGCGACCGGAGCCTATTCGTTTGATGGCCTCGCACCGGGTGAATACGAAATCATCGAGGTCACCCAGCCGGCGGATTTTGTCGACGGCAGCGACGCGGCGGGGACGATCGACGGACAAATCGTGGGCACGGCGGTCAATCCCGGCGATCGGATTCACGGCATCCGCTTGGACGGCGGTGACGTCGGGATCAATTACAACTTTGGCGAACTCGCCCTCGGCGAACTGTCCGGCAATGTGTTCCTGGTCGCACCGGGTGAGGACTGTGACGGCGTCTTCACGCCGGGATCCGACCAGCCGCTCGGCGGCGTGATCGTCGAATTACAAACGCCCGACGGCAACGTGATCTCGCGAGTCACGACGACGCCCATGGGCCGCTACCGTTTCGATGCCATTCCGCCCGGCACCTATCGGATCGTGCAATACACGCCATCGGGACTGCTGGATGGTGAATCGCATGTCGGCACCATTGATGGGATTCAAAGCGGCAGCGCGATCGACGGGACGATGATCCAGAACATCACGCTGACGCCCGGTGGCATCGGCGTGCAGTACGATTTTTGTGAGATCGCTCCGGTCTCGCTTTCGGGCTACGTCTATCACGATCAGTCCAATGATGGACGCCGAGACACGGGAGAAGACGGAATCGAAGGCGCGCTGGTGACGCTGGTCGGTGAAGACGGTGCGGTGGTCGCGACCACACGCACCGATGCCAACGGACGCTATGAGTTCAACGATCTGCCACCAGGGGTGTACGAAGTTCGTCAATCGCAACCGGCCGGTTACCTGGACGGAATCGATTCGATCGGGCAAGTCGATGGCCAGCCGGTCGGCGTCGCCTCAAACGACCGCTTCCAGCGGATCGATCTGCCACAAGGCCTTTCGGGGACCGAGTATAACTTTGGCGAACTGCTGCCCGCGTCGCTGGCCGGCATGGTGCACGTCGACTTGGACGGGGACTGCATCCGCGACGACGATGAAGTCGGATTGGCCGGGGTGACGATCCGCTTGATGGACGAAAACGGGACCGAAGTCGCTTCGGTTCTGACCAACGCGGATGGCGTCTATCGGTTTTCTAATCTGGCACCCGGTCGCTACACCGTCGTGCAAGATCAACCGTCCGGGTTTTTCGACGGTGGAACCAAGGCTGGATCGCACGGCGGAATTGCCGGAGAGAACCGAGTCAGTGAAATCGAACTGGATTCGGGAAGCGTCGCAACGAAGTACGACTTCTGTGAAGAGCCGCCGGCCAGCCTGGAAGGTTCGGTGCACATCGATACCGACGGCGATTGCATCCGCGACGACGATGAACGCGGCATCCAAGGCGTAACGATCGAGCTTCGTGACGCCCACGGCAACCGCGTCGCAACGACCATCACCGACGCAAACGGCGACTATCGTTTCGACGGCTTGCGGGGCGGCCAGTACACGATCTTCGAACATCAGCCCGACGGATTCCTGCAGGGCGGCCAGGTACTCGGCAGCGCCGGTGGCATTGTCTTGGGCGTCGACTTGATGTCCGTGTCGCTGCAACCCGGGCAAGAGGCGGTCGATTACCTGTTCTGCGAGTTCGAACCCGGATCGATCTCCGGCTCCGTCTGGAGCGACCGTGATCAGGATCAAGTGCAAGACGCTGACGAAGATCCGATCCGCGGTGTGACGATCAAGTTGGTCGACGAGAACGGCGTGGTCATAGAAACCACCCGAACCGACGTGAATGGTCGCTATGTTTTCGATCAACTTCCACCGGGTGTGTACAGCGTCTGTCAGGAACAGCCCGTCGACTACTTTCACGGCGGGCAACTGATCGGCGATCGTGGCGGGGAGGTCGCCGAAGACGACGTGATCGTAGGGATCGACATCGGCAGCGGAGTGGATGCGGCGGGCTATCATTTCCCCGAAATCCCCCCCGCGTCGATCGCCGGATTCGTCTTCATCGACGGCGGGGTGATTGAATCAGAAACGCCGATTCCGCCCGAAGCGTTGCGTCAGTACCGCGATGGGATGTTCACCAGTGATGACACGCCGATCGCAGGCGTCCGCATCGAAATCCGCGACGCCGCCGGCAATCGGCTGTCCGATGATGCGTTCTTGTCGGGCGCCGCGGCAGAAAACTCGGTCGTGTTCACTGACGGCGATGGCGCCTATGTCTTTGCCGGACTGCGGCCCGGCACGTACACGCTGTTCCAAAGTCAACCCGACGGGCTGACCGATTCGATCGACACGCCGGGAACCACCGGCGGGTTGGCCGTCAACGCGGCGGATCGGTACAGCGAGGAAGAATCGCGACTAATCGCAGCGATCGACGGCACGCAGGCCTTTGACGCGTTGTTGTCGATCCGCGTCGGTGCGGCGGACGATTCCGAACGCAACAACTTCAGTGAAGTCCAAATCGAGATCGTACTCCCGCCCGAGCAGCCTCCGGTGGATCCGCCGGTTGAACCGCCCGTGGAACCACCGCCTTCGGACATTTTGCCGCTACCCGATCGAGAGACGCCGCCGGTGATTCAGCCGCCGCCAGAGACGTTTGAGTCGAAAGCCATTGCGTTCACCGCGGGCGAATCGGCCGACCGAACCGTTCCCCGATTCATCGGCGAAGTCGATGCGGTCACGTGGCACTTAAGCATCATCAACGGCGGGTTCCCGCGCGGCACGATCGCGTCGAGCGGCAAATTCAAAGCCGTCGCGATGCAGCAAATGAGTGAGAACTGGACCGAAGGTGACAACGCCGAGGGCACATGGAAACTGATGACGCTTGACGGCGAAGTCCGCCAGGAAAGCCAGCAGATGACGTTGGGTGCCGAAGATGCCGTTGCACTCGTCGGCGACTTCGACGGTGATGGCGATGACGAAGCGGCCGTTTACGTCGCCGGGCAATGGTTCGTCGATCTGAACGGAAACGGTGTCTGGGACCAGGGCGACCTGTGGATCTTGCTGGGGACCGAAATGGACCAACCGGTCGTTGGCGACTGGGACGGCGACGGCAAGGACGACATTGGCATCTTCGGACGCAAGTGGGAACGTGACCTGCAACGCGTCAAACTGGACGCCGGATTGCCCGACCCGTCGAATCGATCGCGACGCTACCTGGAAAACCGCAAGACGCTCGGTTTGGTTTCGACGAACCTGCGCGGTCAAGATCGCGCCCGCTTGCTCCGCCGCGGCAACCAGGGTGAGCTGCGTGCCGACGCGGTCGACCACGTGTTCCAATTCGGCGAAGACGTCGACACTCCGGTCTCCGGCGATTGGAATGGGGACGGGATCGACCAAATCGGAGTCTTCCGCGGCGGCACTTGGGTGCTGGATTCCGAAGGCGACGGACGCCGCAAGACCACCGAAACGACCTTCGATTTCGGCCAGCCCGGTGACCAACCGATCGTCGGCGATTTCGATGGCGACGGGATCGATGAAGTCGGCGTGATCCGAGGCAACACCTGGATCATCGATTCCGACGGTGATCAAAAGATGACCGCCAACGACCTCCGCATCGAACTGCCTCCCGGCGACGCCGACGCCCAACCCGTCGTCGGCGACTGGGACGGCGATGGGAAAGACGAGCCGGGGTACTATCGAAGAGCGGGGTAA
- a CDS encoding Rrf2 family transcriptional regulator, whose amino-acid sequence MLSKTAEYALRAVACLGSQPGEPASADRLAEQTKVPRRYLTRVLQDLAAAGLVRSRPGPGGGYELSRTTDELTILDVVSVVAPIERIRHCPLGLKSHHKLCPLHAELDKAYAATEAAFAGVTIKELVESTSEIIPLCESP is encoded by the coding sequence ATGCTTTCCAAAACCGCCGAATATGCGCTCCGGGCCGTCGCATGCCTGGGCAGCCAGCCTGGGGAACCGGCGTCGGCCGACCGTTTGGCGGAGCAGACCAAGGTGCCGCGTCGCTATCTGACGCGTGTGCTGCAGGATTTGGCCGCGGCCGGGTTGGTGCGATCGCGTCCGGGGCCCGGGGGCGGCTATGAGTTGAGTCGGACCACCGACGAGTTGACGATTCTGGACGTCGTCAGCGTTGTCGCTCCGATCGAGCGGATTCGTCATTGCCCGTTGGGTTTAAAGTCGCACCACAAGTTATGCCCGCTTCATGCCGAGTTGGACAAAGCCTACGCGGCGACCGAAGCTGCGTTCGCCGGCGTGACGATCAAGGAATTGGTTGAATCGACCAGCGAGATCATTCCGTTGTGTGAATCGCCGTAG
- the lpxK gene encoding tetraacyldisaccharide 4'-kinase: MNADSPLGHHHLTRPLDYRSIMSGHRRGISAGLMRAGLALAAVPYRLVVAQRNRGFDRGQGVERCAATVISVGNLTTGGTGKTPIVADLARRFRRHDIRVAIVSRGYGRGDADQNDEAAELHQRLPDVPHVQNPDRVEAARIAVEELESQLILMDDGFQHRRLHRDLDIVLVDMTCPFGYGHLLPRGLLREPIKSLRRAQVAILTRCDQVDEPAIDDVIATIRSANPAIVILRSSHRPSGLLQFPDQQTAVEDLRGQRVGLISGIGNPAAFRRTAEDVGAIVVAEKILPDHAHYDRETVERLRQWATDLGDARQLICTQKDLVKLQTDRIATLPLSALTIDAEIEPSTEFDAMLQQIATAIHTTE, encoded by the coding sequence AACGCCGATTCCCCACTCGGCCACCACCACCTGACGCGCCCCTTGGACTATCGATCGATCATGAGCGGCCACCGCCGCGGCATCTCGGCCGGACTGATGCGTGCCGGACTTGCACTCGCGGCCGTGCCGTATCGCCTGGTGGTGGCGCAACGAAACCGGGGCTTTGATCGTGGCCAGGGTGTCGAACGTTGTGCGGCGACCGTGATCAGCGTCGGCAACTTGACCACCGGAGGCACAGGAAAGACACCGATCGTTGCGGATCTGGCGCGCCGGTTTCGCCGACACGACATCCGAGTGGCAATCGTCTCGCGTGGCTACGGTCGTGGCGACGCCGATCAAAATGACGAAGCGGCGGAATTGCATCAGCGATTGCCCGATGTCCCCCACGTGCAAAACCCCGACCGAGTCGAAGCGGCTCGCATCGCCGTCGAAGAATTGGAATCGCAGCTGATTCTGATGGACGATGGCTTTCAACATCGGCGACTGCATCGCGACCTGGACATCGTCTTGGTCGACATGACGTGTCCGTTCGGTTATGGACACCTGTTGCCGCGCGGCTTGCTGCGCGAGCCCATCAAAAGCCTCCGCCGCGCCCAGGTCGCAATCCTGACTCGCTGCGACCAAGTCGACGAGCCGGCGATCGATGACGTGATCGCCACGATCCGCTCGGCGAACCCCGCCATCGTGATCTTGCGTTCCAGTCATCGACCGAGCGGTTTGTTGCAATTCCCCGATCAACAGACTGCGGTTGAGGACCTGCGTGGTCAGCGAGTCGGACTGATCAGCGGGATCGGCAACCCGGCTGCGTTCCGAAGAACCGCTGAAGACGTCGGCGCTATCGTGGTCGCGGAGAAGATCCTGCCCGACCACGCTCATTACGACCGTGAAACCGTCGAACGGCTGCGCCAATGGGCGACCGATTTAGGGGACGCCCGCCAATTGATCTGCACGCAAAAAGACCTCGTCAAATTGCAAACCGATCGGATTGCCACCCTACCGCTGTCGGCGCTGACGATCGACGCCGAAATCGAACCGTCCACCGAATTCGATGCGATGCTGCAACAGATCGCTACGGCGATTCACACAACGGAATGA